The following proteins are encoded in a genomic region of Nocardioides renjunii:
- a CDS encoding GAF domain-containing protein — protein sequence MKPIPETLEALAELDALHDDGTLLVGLCRATASAQRLAPGLVGASVASREHGLTFTLVATDDEIAALDGVQYLSSGPCVDVADAGEGIATTSEDLFSEPRWRSFAQATAAAGVHSTLTFPIMGGAGRLTGTVNLYGSSEHTFDGKHARLAEVFRAWAPGAVTNADLAFSTRLVAEQAPALMREEALVETATGILAAHRRVSVEVAREQLEDSATRAGVQVGRLARVIIEIHHDD from the coding sequence ATGAAGCCCATCCCCGAGACGCTCGAGGCCCTCGCCGAGCTGGACGCCCTCCACGACGACGGCACCCTCCTCGTGGGCCTCTGCCGCGCCACGGCGTCCGCCCAGCGCCTCGCGCCCGGTCTCGTCGGCGCCAGCGTCGCCTCCCGGGAGCACGGGCTCACCTTCACCCTCGTCGCGACCGACGACGAGATCGCCGCACTGGACGGCGTGCAATACCTCAGCAGCGGGCCGTGCGTCGACGTCGCCGACGCGGGCGAGGGGATCGCCACGACCTCCGAGGACCTCTTCAGCGAGCCGCGGTGGCGCTCCTTCGCCCAGGCCACGGCAGCGGCCGGAGTGCACAGCACGCTCACGTTCCCGATCATGGGAGGCGCAGGCCGCCTGACCGGGACCGTGAACCTCTACGGCAGCTCCGAGCACACCTTCGACGGCAAGCACGCCCGCCTCGCCGAGGTCTTCCGCGCGTGGGCACCGGGCGCGGTCACCAACGCCGACCTCGCTTTCTCCACCCGCCTCGTCGCCGAGCAGGCGCCGGCGCTGATGCGCGAGGAGGCGCTGGTCGAGACGGCCACCGGGATCCTCGCCGCCCACCGCCGGGTCTCGGTCGAGGTCGCGCGCGAGCAGCTCGAGGACTCGGCCACCCGGGCCGGCGTCCAGGTGGGCCGGCTCGCGCGGGTCATCATCGAGATCCACCACGACGACTGA
- the sepX gene encoding divisome protein SepX/GlpR: MDLSALIFVALAVAWAVYLIPKALKHHDEVVRSRSVEKFSHTMRVLARREPVDRRNARLVVTPTRAGSRPQVETKARVAPDTVVAASVTTSVTRSVDTTVSVARTPSPVTRASARRAARRRRTVLGLVVLVNLVVIALAAASVVAWPWVAAPVALLVAWLVACRVSVRAERHRRDTESAIEVGRPRVDEEPGDDVDVTGELPATPSQPRTPDAPARPAEAGPSEVPAPAAQTPAAESPAVTTGEIQVVGGWDMVPTTLPTYVGKPVAQRRTVSTIDLDSTGVWSSGHNDEDSALARSAEQSARAAREADGTRRASGA; this comes from the coding sequence GTGGACCTGAGCGCTCTCATCTTCGTCGCCCTTGCCGTGGCGTGGGCCGTCTACCTGATCCCCAAGGCCCTCAAGCACCACGACGAGGTCGTGCGCAGCCGGTCGGTCGAGAAGTTCTCCCACACCATGCGGGTCCTCGCGCGCCGTGAGCCCGTCGACCGGCGCAACGCCCGCCTCGTGGTCACCCCCACCCGCGCGGGCTCGCGCCCCCAGGTCGAGACCAAGGCCCGGGTGGCGCCCGACACTGTGGTCGCCGCGTCCGTGACCACCTCCGTGACCCGCTCGGTCGACACGACCGTCTCCGTCGCCCGCACGCCCTCGCCCGTCACGCGCGCCTCCGCGCGCCGCGCCGCCAGGCGGCGCCGCACCGTGCTGGGACTGGTCGTCCTGGTCAACCTCGTCGTCATCGCCCTCGCCGCCGCCTCGGTGGTCGCCTGGCCCTGGGTCGCCGCCCCGGTCGCCCTCCTGGTCGCCTGGCTGGTGGCGTGCCGCGTCTCCGTCCGGGCAGAGCGCCACCGGCGCGACACCGAGTCCGCCATCGAGGTCGGCCGGCCGCGCGTCGACGAGGAGCCCGGGGACGACGTCGACGTCACCGGCGAGCTGCCGGCGACCCCGTCGCAGCCGCGTACGCCCGACGCCCCCGCGCGGCCCGCCGAGGCGGGCCCGTCGGAGGTCCCGGCCCCGGCGGCGCAGACCCCGGCAGCCGAGTCCCCGGCGGTGACCACCGGCGAGATCCAGGTGGTCGGCGGCTGGGACATGGTGCCCACCACGCTGCCGACCTACGTCGGCAAGCCGGTCGCCCAGCGGCGTACGGTCTCGACCATCGACCTCGACTCCACCGGCGTGTGGTCCAGCGGCCACAACGACGAGGACTCGGCCCTGGCGCGCTCGGCCGAGCAGTCCGCCCGGGCGGCCCGCGAGGCCGACGGGACCCGCCGCGCGAGCGGTGCCTGA
- a CDS encoding GNAT family N-acetyltransferase, whose amino-acid sequence MVRSLRRADADEWRDVRARNHDWLRPWDATVPPGAAPRPSSYKIVTRSLLHQARRGQCLPFVIEVDGAFAGQVTVSNVARGSAQWGSIGYWVSAEVAGRGVAPRAVAMVIDHCLGPVGLHRLEVCVRPENTSSLRVVEKLGLEQVGYAPRFLHIDGAWRDHRIFAVTAEEAPEGVLARLPTHQSHQ is encoded by the coding sequence GTGGTCCGGTCGCTGCGCAGGGCCGACGCCGACGAGTGGCGCGACGTCCGCGCCCGCAACCACGACTGGCTGCGGCCGTGGGACGCGACGGTCCCGCCCGGCGCGGCCCCGCGCCCGTCGTCGTACAAGATCGTCACCCGCTCGCTGCTCCACCAGGCCCGGCGCGGGCAGTGCCTGCCGTTCGTCATCGAGGTCGACGGCGCGTTCGCCGGCCAGGTGACGGTGAGCAACGTCGCCCGCGGCTCGGCCCAGTGGGGGTCGATCGGCTACTGGGTGTCCGCCGAGGTCGCGGGTCGGGGCGTGGCGCCCCGCGCCGTCGCGATGGTCATCGACCACTGCCTCGGGCCGGTCGGCCTGCACCGCCTCGAGGTCTGCGTCCGCCCGGAGAACACCAGCTCGCTGCGGGTGGTCGAGAAGCTCGGCCTGGAGCAGGTCGGCTACGCACCCCGCTTCCTGCACATCGACGGCGCCTGGCGCGACCACCGGATCTTCGCGGTCACGGCCGAGGAGGCACCGGAGGGTGTGCTGGCCCGGCTCCCGACACACCAGTCACACCAGTAG
- a CDS encoding molybdenum cofactor synthesis domain-containing protein, translating into MSLRACVVVASNRAAAGVYADETGPLIADWLRGQGFQCDDPAVVPDGDPVRDAISAAVADGARVVLTTGGTGLTPTDRTPEATAPLLDRQVPGIAEAVRAAGLAKGVPTAMLSRGLAGIAGDCLVVNLPGSRGGVKDALGVLEPVLAHAVEQVVGSDH; encoded by the coding sequence GTGAGCCTGCGCGCCTGCGTCGTCGTCGCGTCCAACCGAGCCGCTGCCGGCGTCTACGCCGACGAGACCGGACCCCTGATCGCCGACTGGCTCCGCGGGCAGGGCTTCCAGTGCGACGATCCGGCCGTGGTCCCCGACGGCGACCCGGTGCGCGACGCGATCTCCGCCGCCGTCGCCGACGGCGCCCGGGTCGTGCTCACCACCGGCGGCACCGGCCTCACCCCCACCGACCGCACCCCCGAGGCCACCGCGCCGCTGCTCGACCGCCAGGTGCCGGGCATCGCGGAGGCCGTCCGGGCCGCCGGGCTCGCGAAGGGCGTCCCCACGGCGATGCTCTCGCGCGGCCTCGCCGGCATCGCGGGCGACTGCCTCGTGGTCAACCTGCCGGGCTCGCGCGGCGGCGTCAAGGACGCGCTGGGCGTGCTGGAGCCCGTGCTGGCCCATGCGGTCGAGCAGGTCGTCGGGAGCGACCACTGA
- the moaC gene encoding cyclic pyranopterin monophosphate synthase MoaC — protein sequence MGPSTPERLTHVDETGAARMVDVGDKAVTARTATATGRVLVSPAVVELLRGEGVPKGDALAVARVAGIMGAKQTPALVPLCHPLSLSGVTVDLAVTDASVDITATVRTTDRTGVEMEALTAVSVAALTVVDMVKAVDKAAVITDIRVEAKSGGRSGDWSR from the coding sequence ATGGGGCCGTCCACGCCCGAGCGGCTGACGCACGTCGACGAGACCGGCGCGGCGCGCATGGTCGACGTCGGCGACAAGGCCGTCACCGCGCGTACGGCGACCGCGACCGGGCGGGTGCTCGTCAGCCCGGCGGTCGTCGAGCTGCTCCGCGGGGAGGGCGTGCCGAAGGGCGACGCCCTTGCGGTGGCGCGCGTGGCCGGGATCATGGGCGCCAAGCAGACCCCGGCCCTCGTCCCGCTCTGCCACCCGCTGTCCCTCTCGGGCGTCACGGTGGACCTGGCCGTCACCGACGCGTCGGTGGACATCACCGCGACCGTGCGCACCACCGACCGCACCGGCGTGGAGATGGAGGCCCTAACCGCCGTCTCGGTGGCCGCGCTGACCGTCGTCGACATGGTCAAGGCCGTCGACAAGGCCGCCGTGATCACCGACATCCGCGTCGAGGCCAAGAGCGGCGGCCGCTCGGGGGACTGGTCCCGGTGA